The proteins below are encoded in one region of Labeo rohita strain BAU-BD-2019 chromosome 15, IGBB_LRoh.1.0, whole genome shotgun sequence:
- the xaf1 gene encoding XIAP-associated factor 1 — MDEEEVVLCNHCKKEVAKANYDLHKPHCERFLCTCPDCDETVPRDQLEEHKTEQHTEVKCKMCNKKMERRLLLDHEKDECTERPEICEFCQLEQPLSNLKEHQVACGSRTERCSDCGQYVKLMDQLDHPQICSTSTPTSSKNLVVEDDNSETEDETMLQCQNCLKYISSDNLKEHKVFCKPFLKNTDNEDDDSEDEDENPNPGNDNTPDSADLSFLSFKKTKKDNYIDMDLDKISTCPVCHLALPVKTLEWHEKKCELYKHLSMA, encoded by the exons CAAAAAAGAGGTGGCGAAGGCAAACTATGACCTGCACAAACCACACTGTGAGAGGTTTCTGTGTACATGCCCCGACTGTGATGAAACAGTGCCTCGAGATCAACTGGAGGAGCATAAAACCGAACAGCACACAGAG GTAAAATGTAAGATGTGCAATAAAAAGATGGAGCGAAGGCTTCTTTTGGATCATGAG AAAGACGAGTGCACCGAGAGGCCTGAGATCTGTGAATTTTGTCAGCTCGAGCAACCTCTGAGCAATCTAAAAGAGCACCAAGTGGCCTGTGGGAGTCGCACGGAGCGCTGCTCTGATTGCGGCCAGTACGTTAAACTGATGGACCAGCTTGATCACCCTCAGATCTGCTCTACTAGCACTCCCACATCGTCAAAGAACCTTGTTGTTGAAGATGATAACTCTGAAACCGAAG ACGAGACGATGTTGCAGTGTCAGAACTGTCTGAAATACATTTCCTCAGACAACCTGAAGGAGCACAAG GTGTTTTGCAAACCGTTCTTAAAGAATACAGACAACGAGGATGATGACTCAGAGGATGAGGATGAAAATCCGAATCCTGGAAATGACAACACTCCAGATTCTGCAGATTTGTCTTTCTTgtcatttaaaaagacaaagaaagacaACTACATTGACATGGACCTGGATAAGATAAGCACCTGTCCGGTCTGTCATCTGGCTCTTCCTGTAAAGACGCTCGAATGGCATGAG aaaaaatgtgaattatacAAGCATCTGAGCATGGCATGA